One region of Apus apus isolate bApuApu2 chromosome 6, bApuApu2.pri.cur, whole genome shotgun sequence genomic DNA includes:
- the HEG1 gene encoding protein HEG homolog 1 isoform X5, with the protein MPAACTLLLLLGLGLVPPAGSLPLASPRRLPPSPPPPPPSSRSRLGRPCSPPAAGHAGIPVIESSHQMRRSWDVEMRTSGSLVDSTELVTMLTRSREEAPLPARHSVVSVTSGATGDVGPPGGGGDVTLPGAGHLSAGTVTHLLGDSHLPATGSHHGAVGSWERGKRALASPSTPAAAKGMPPVLAAVGTGSAKRTLGGHRGAWDVAGFDNTTRMVLLPSSAETRHPGTSNPSRPASGWVGTEPPGIPPTSTAAASPSPSGSSRVMLRPLPSTPVPGSLGQPQYSRQATSSQTRANHVMLHPGNVTGDSTSSLLSASPATDGALGAVGSSYQPSNISSAERRESDFPTSISTTANNKGGGRTLRSLPASTRLADTAEISTSGTEVTSSSDQTPAPGMSLGAQDGGGRDATDTFLSGSPSASESTFMTFSSNYQPKSIPAAEEATLHSGAHGADMPSMAARTPGSPANSHTARVTGSSATSTNTTSSLQGIFSSLRTGTHHPNGSWAANDLPATPREPLITSSLPASRSTSRGVRSSHAPVDSPTTEKKPLASSPTSPFISATATDGGGRPPGSATGSGPWAAEVSMSSSGTYRTLGTVQSSSASSVRETYGVHGSRERTNFTKWIADPLLSRSHSPSEGPSPATGSSHVSFRILSTDRKTDFPIISTSISTTASKGGGRTLRSLSASTRLAQTTEISTTGTKTIGSSDQTLSSLAPQGGGGRGATVSSTDLLLTGSSSATEGASSAEGTSAMGGRLPSAPLSSTPTSATATSSGERTTVPVSDTHGASSMAGSSAPASAHTRSLDVVLLTPSAAAEPDRQHHVSQSDAGLSEPATKLLPAFSPGVSVPSPSPSASVAESGKRVSDAPTDTMYTSTAFSSYKEGTSQAAVNHGTWSTVAKSPTSHLDTAGVPSTGPLPSSTVWPGVEHMLSSRVEHPEAGGTLSSRVFTYFSSAGEPSTMGSSHPSLRSSSAEERNSSPITDPAYSSSTSVGGGERTLPSVLDSMLARGFSAETASAPGPAEVVSVEQRGTANTSTSHGSSVTETLYVRSSKRPTSSFQNDLTSFSSSHQPASGIDAEKRTSVSHTDGTYISTTYTRGGERTLLSISNSSTSADSSESSTFFSEISNPSDSLKSSVAQDRRSNVSSDGSFVEPSTEPLLVHSSKLVTSASAGNVPNTTLISTDSELLTTGRSSLSSSAFPASSSVSSLHHSLSSTPPPTSLFTSSESSKPLSSSVMASSPPLQALSSSLPTSSLLSSSYSLASLLPLFSSPSSISQSNDSDQTSTSVATTVVRRVPSTAAVARSSPRGTNKHNVTHQPQNGTIFTSTGSPLPTAPMEQLGGRIVSMSTPVVVTETVSLSATTAQRGSFGKATLLPTPGGDAPQAQPTDAPLAPSPSATNHSVIVPAVALTTVKPPVLTTPASHQPSPADASTTKAHRAQTPAATKHAYTTAKSTAAVDPTTARPGKVTEENIPVTSSSEAPPVSKTTASIATTLAATKTTTVSLSSSTAGLRTSSPATEVDKCLSNPCPALATCNNTHDSYICQCPLGYELEKGKCNLVRIFIGQVPLKLNITHGKYAELLHVEGEILAMLNASLSGLPGYHHSTVKATREANFVHVSVQSTFSLASNVTFYDVVGSVKSYIRGCKSPTETCQFISSLKPLHRVGSLCKQKDPECDKETSECTDFDGVALCQCKSGYFKYNKMDHSCRACEDGYKLENETCVSCPFGLGGFNCGNPYQLITVVIAAAGGGLLLVMGIALIVTCCRQRD; encoded by the exons CCACTGGAAGCCATCATggtgctgtgggcagctgggagagaggcAAGAGGGCTCTGGCATCTCCCAGcactcctgcagctgccaaggGGATGCCACCAGTTTTGGCAGCTGTCGGCACTGGTTCAGCTAAGAGGACACTGGGCGGGCACCGTGGGGCCTGGGATGTGGCAGGGTTTGACAACACAACGAGAATGGTGCTTCTGCCTTCATCTGCAGAGACTCGTCACCCAG GGACCAGCAACCCATCTCGACCGGCGAGTGGCTGGGTGGGCACGGAGCCACCCGGCATCCCTCCCACAAGCACTGCAGCTGCCTCACCCAGCCCCTCGGGGAGCAGCAGGGTGATGCTGaggcccctccccagcacccctgtcCCTGGCTCTCTGGGACAGCCCCAGTACTCCCGCCAGGCTACCAGCTCCCAGACTCGTGCAAACCACGTCATGCTGCACCCCGGGAATGTCACGGGGGACTCCACAAGCTCTTTGCTCTCAGCATCACCTGCCACAGATGGTGCTTTGGGAG CAGTTGGAAGCAGCTACCAGCCATCCAACATCTCATCCGCGGAGAGGAGAGAGTCAGATTTCCCCACCTCCATTTCCACAACAGCCAACAACAAGGGCGGAGGGAGGACGCTGAGGTCTCTGCCAGCCAGCACCCGGCTGGCTGATACAGCAGAGATTTCCACCTCTGGTACTGAAGTCACCAGCTCTTCAGACCAGACCCCAGCTCCTGGGATGTCTTTGGGAGCTCAGGATGGGGGTGGCAGAGATGCCACAGACACGTTCCTCTCGGGCTCGCCGTCTGCTTCAGAGAGCACTTTCATGA ccttcaGCAGCAATTACCAACCCAAGAGCatcccagctgcagaagaggcaACGCTGCACTCGGGTGCCCACGGTGCTGACATGCCCAGCATGGCAGCCAGGACACCAGGATCCCCTGCAAACAGCCACACAGCCAGGGTGACAGggagctctgccaccagcaccaACACCACCAGCTCTTTGCAGGGCATCTTCTCCTCCTTGAGGACTGGGACACACCATCCTAATGGCTCATGGGCAGCCAATGAtctcccagcaactcccagggaGCCTTTGATCACAAgttctctccctgcctccagaAGTACTTCCAGAG GTGTCAGAAGCAGCCATGCACCAGTAGACAGTCCAACGACAGAGAAAAAACCCCTTGCTTCCTCTCCCACCAGTCCTTTCATTTCAGCCACGGCCACCGATGGCGGTGGGAGGCCCCCAGGGTCTGCCACAGGCAGTGGCCCGTGGGCAGCAGAAGTCTCCATGTCCAGCAGTGGCACCTACAGGACCTTGGGCACGGTCCAGTCCTCATCTGCATCTTCTGTGAGAGAGACCTATGGAGTCCATGGGTCCAGAGAAAGAACAAATTTCACCAAGTGGATAGCAGACCCTTTGCTATCACGCTCTCACTCTCCTTCAGAAGGTCCTTCCCCAG CTACTGGAAGCAGTCATGTGTCATTCAGGATCCTGTCAAcggacagaaaaacagatttcccCATCATCAGCACCTCCATTTCCACAACAGCCAGCAAGGGTGGAGGAAGGACACTAAGGTCTTTGTCAGCAAGCACCAGGCTGGCCCAAACAACAGAGATTTCCACCACTGGTACCAAAACCATTGGCTCTTCAGACCAGACCTTGTCCTCTTTGGCaccccagggtggtggtggcagaggTGCCACCGTGTCATCCACGGACCTGCTGCTCACAGGCTCGTCGTCTGCTACGGAAGGTGCTTCCTCAG CAGAAGGGACCTCAGCTATGGGAGGGCGCCTGCCCAGTGCTCCTCTCAGCAGTACACCCACCTCAGCAACAGCCACCAGCAGTGGGGAGAGGACCACAGTGCCCGTGTCAGACACCCATGGAGCATCCAGCAtggcagggagctctgctcctgcttcagcCCACACCAGGTCCTTGGACGTGGTCCTTCTGAcgccctcagcagcagcagagcctgacAGGCAGCACCACGTTTCACAGAGCGATGCTGGGCTCAGCGAGCCTGCAAcgaagctgctgcctgccttttcCCCTGGTGTGTCGGTGCCTTCACCTTCTCCAAGTGCTTCAG TTGCAGAGAGCGGAAAAAGAGTTTCTGATGCTCCTACTGATACCATGTACACTTCAACAGCATTCTCCAGCTACAAGGAGGGGACATCTCAGGCTGCTGTTAACCATGGCACATGGAGCACAGTGGCAAAAAGCCCGACATCTCACCTAGACACAGCTGGGGTGCCCAGCACTGGCCCCCTGCCATCCTCCACAGTATGGCCTGGAGTGGAACACATGTTGTCCAGCCGTGTGGAGCACCCAGAGGCTGGGGGAACCCTCTCATCTAGAGTCTTCACCTACTTCTCGTCTGCTGGTGAACCTTCCA CCATGGGCAGCAGCCATCCCTCCCTAAGGAGCTCGAGTGCTGAGGAAAGGAATTCCAGCCCCATCACTGACCCTGCGTACAGTTCATCCACGTCTGTTGGTGGTGGGGAGAGGACACTGCCCTCGGTGTTGGACAGCATGCTGGCTCGTGGCTTCTCTGCAGAAACTGCCAGTGCTCCAGGGCCAGCTGAGGTGGTGtcagtggagcagagggggacagcAAACACCTCCACCAGCCATGGGAGTTCTGTGACGGAGACGCTCTATGTACGTTCTTCCAAGAGACCCACttcttctttccaaaatgaTCTCACAA gCTTTTCAAGCAGTCATCAGCCAGCCAGTGGCATTGATGCTGAGAAAAGGACCTCCGTTTCTCATACAGATGGCACATACATTTCAACCACATATaccagaggaggagaaaggacaCTCCTGTCCATCTCAAATAGCAGCACCTCTGCCGACTCCTCAGAAAGttccacctttttttctgaaatttccaACCCTTCTGATTCATTGAAGTCTTCTGTGGCACAGGACAGAAGGAGCAATGTATCCAGTGATGGCAGTTTTGTTGAACCATCTACAGAGCCATTGCTGGTACACTCTTCCAAACTGGTGACTTCTGCTTCTGCAGGCAACGTACCAAATACAACTCTCATCAGCACTGACTCTGAGTTGTTGACCACTGGCAGATCATCTCTATCTTCATCAGCATTTCCAGCCTCTTCCTCAGTGTCGTCACTGCATCACTCGCTCTCATCAACACCACCACCAACTTCTTTGTTTACATCATCAGAGTCATCTAAGCCACTCTCATCTTCTGTGATGGCatcttctccccctctgcagGCTTTGTCATCCTCCTTGCCCACTTCCTCATTGCTTTCCTCATCTTATTCATTAGCATCTTTATTGCCTCTGTTTTCATCACCATCATCCATCTCACAGTCCAATGACAGTGATCAAACAAGCACCTCTGTAGCTACAACTGTGGTCAGACGGGTGCcttccacagctgctgtggCCAGGAGCTCACCCAGAGGGACCAACAAGCACAATGTCACGCACCAGCCCCAAAACGGCACCATCTTCACCTCCACTGGGTCTCCACTCCCCACAGCACCCATGGAGCAGCTTGGTGGACGCATCGTGTCCATGTCCACTCCTGTGGTGGTAACAGAGACTGTCTCACTGAGTGCCACCACTGCCCAGCGGGGCAGCTTCGGGAAGGCAACGTTGCTGCCCACCCCAGGTGGTGATGCCCCACAGGCTCAGCCAACAGATGCACCCCTTGCTCCCTCACCCAGTGCAACAAACCACAGTGTCATTGTCCCTGCAGTGGCACTGACCACGGTGAAACCTCCTGTGCTGACAACACCAGCCAGTCACCAGCCAAGCCCAGCTGATGCTAGCACCACAAAAGCCCACAGAGCTCAAACACCTGCTGCCACTAAGCATGCATATACCACTGCtaaaagcacagcagctgtggatCCTACCACTGCAAGGCCTGGTAAagtcactgaagaaaacatccCTGTTACAAGTTCTTCTGAAGCCCCTCCAGTCAGTAAGACCACAGCGAGCATTGCAACTACTTTGGCTGCTACCAAAACAACCACTGTTTCTCTGTCAAGTAGCACGGCTGGGTTGAGGACATCATCTCCAGCAACAG AAGTGGATAAATGTCTTTCCAACCCTTGTCCTGCGCTGGCCACCTGCAACAACACCCATGATTCCTATATCTGTCAATGTCCTCTTGGATATGagctggaaaaaggaaagtgcaatttag TGAGAATATTTATTGGCCAGGTCCCCCTGAAACTTAATATTACCCATGGAAAGTATGCAGAGCTCCTCCATGTTGAGGGTGAAATCCTGGCGATG cTCAATGCATCGCTGTCAGGCTTGCCAGGGTACCACCACTCCACAGTTAAGGCAACCAG gGAGGCAAATTTTGTGCATGTTTCAGTGCAATCCACGTTCTCTTTAGCATCCAACGTGACTTTCTACGATGTTGTGGGCAGCGTGAAAAGCTACATTCGAGGTTGTAAATCCCCCACTGAAACGTGCCAGTTCATCTCCAGCCTGAAACCACTCCACAGAG TTGGCAGCTTGTGCAAGCAGAAGGACCCCGAATGTGACAAGGAAACATCTGAATGCACCGACTTTGATGGCGTTGCGCTCTGCCAGTGTAAAAGTGGGTACTTCAAATACAACAAGATGGACCACTCCTGCAGAG cTTGTGAAGATGGATATAAGCTGGAAAACGAGACCTGTGTGAG CTGCCCATTTGGCTTAGGTGGATTCAACTGTGGAAACC CATATCAGCTCATCACTGTGGTGATCGCGGCCGCAGGAGGGGGACTTCTGCTTGTCATGGGCATAGCACTGATTGTCACCTGCTGCCG CCAACGGGACTGA